One part of the Longimicrobiales bacterium genome encodes these proteins:
- a CDS encoding UPF0182 family protein, with protein sequence MQTASSARLRRIRRSTVRWLLIAAGALLVTLLVGSAVVRLYTEVLWYSALGQAGALWTRITTQLVVRAVTGAIGAALVLVNLLHVVRHLGPVHLRRRYGNLEIAEQVPRAHVRIGIFLVSVLAGWWISGIQFGSRASLAVLAWLRSDAWGVSDPLFGNDFSFYVFGLPVLEQFLGYLMLVLVWTTLLAALGYTLLGAIRLRENRLEVDDGPRFHFALLLASFIVVLGVHYWIGRYGVLLNGSGFGGTVGYADVHARLPARSIIALCALFAAGAIVYGATRRNWRPALAASGVLFLASIVGGVIYPAAVQKLQVEPNQLERERMYIDWLIEYTRRGFGLDEIERRPWDPARRASEMQLAGIDWLGDVTLWDRDQLQTAFAEETRRQYYEFSDVDFDRYRSEGSPRHVAIAVREFKRSGLPADRQTWRNIHLAPTYTHGIGAVVTLASEAARGNPVYWLTNADTVERDRLAPADLELSEPRVYFGEGMEEYVVLNPEADTAGRVAPLEAVSTGIQLDSFLRILAFSWRFGDKNLLFSTERDERSRLLFRRPVVQRVRQLAPFLAWDDDAYPVIHRGRIVWFIDGYSSTANFPLSEALPMGTGSTRYLRSSAKALVDAVSGEVTIYSLDPDEPLLATYRRIFPGMVQPLSAMPSELQAHLRYPPALAAAQADKLARFHVTEADVFYSGQSAWQRPVQGSAQAGPYEPLFMMAALPGATRAEFLLSTPFIAADRQTMAGLLLVRNDPQHYGEALLLELPSADVTRGPSQIIALIEQDAGISAQFSLWRSPGVDLQLGQLRVVPLDSAVLHVVPLYLSAAGTALPQLQRVIVSDGVSVNMEPTLAAAIAGLGGGRSVAARATQQPSQPALPAPWAAEALRLQQAADRALRDGDFAAFGRHWSELQELLRRAATEPESPD encoded by the coding sequence ATGCAGACGGCGAGCAGCGCCCGGCTCAGGCGCATTCGACGGAGCACGGTGCGCTGGCTGCTCATCGCGGCCGGCGCACTGCTGGTCACGCTGCTCGTCGGCAGTGCGGTCGTTCGGCTGTACACCGAGGTGCTGTGGTACTCGGCGCTCGGCCAGGCGGGTGCGCTCTGGACGCGCATCACGACGCAGCTCGTGGTGCGCGCGGTGACCGGCGCGATCGGCGCTGCGCTCGTGCTCGTCAACCTGCTGCACGTCGTGCGGCATCTCGGCCCGGTGCACCTGCGCCGGCGCTACGGCAATCTCGAGATCGCGGAGCAGGTGCCGCGGGCGCACGTTCGCATCGGCATCTTCCTCGTGTCCGTGCTGGCGGGCTGGTGGATCTCCGGGATCCAGTTCGGCAGCCGGGCTTCGCTCGCCGTGCTCGCGTGGCTGCGCAGCGACGCGTGGGGCGTGAGCGACCCGCTCTTCGGCAACGACTTCTCCTTCTACGTGTTCGGCCTGCCGGTCCTCGAGCAGTTCCTGGGCTACCTCATGCTCGTGCTCGTGTGGACCACGCTGCTCGCCGCACTCGGCTACACCCTGCTCGGCGCGATCCGCCTCCGTGAGAACCGGCTCGAGGTGGATGACGGTCCGCGCTTCCATTTCGCACTGCTGCTCGCGTCATTCATCGTCGTGCTCGGGGTGCACTACTGGATCGGCCGCTACGGCGTGTTGCTGAACGGCTCCGGCTTCGGCGGCACGGTCGGGTATGCCGACGTGCATGCGCGGTTACCGGCCCGCAGCATCATCGCCCTGTGCGCGCTGTTCGCGGCGGGCGCGATCGTCTACGGAGCGACGCGTCGCAACTGGCGTCCCGCGCTCGCCGCATCGGGTGTGTTGTTTCTCGCCAGCATCGTGGGCGGCGTCATCTATCCGGCTGCCGTCCAGAAGCTGCAGGTCGAGCCGAACCAGCTCGAGCGCGAGCGCATGTACATCGACTGGCTGATCGAGTATACGCGCAGAGGGTTCGGTCTCGACGAGATCGAGCGGCGCCCCTGGGACCCGGCACGGCGCGCCTCGGAGATGCAGCTCGCCGGCATCGACTGGCTCGGTGACGTGACGCTGTGGGACCGCGACCAGCTCCAGACCGCGTTCGCCGAAGAGACGCGTCGCCAGTATTACGAGTTCAGCGACGTCGACTTCGACCGCTACCGTTCGGAGGGGAGCCCGCGCCACGTTGCGATCGCGGTGCGCGAGTTCAAGCGGAGCGGCCTGCCGGCCGATCGTCAGACGTGGCGCAACATCCACCTGGCGCCGACCTACACGCACGGCATCGGCGCGGTCGTCACGCTCGCGAGCGAGGCCGCGCGGGGCAATCCGGTCTACTGGCTGACCAACGCGGACACGGTGGAACGCGACCGGCTTGCTCCTGCCGATCTGGAGCTGAGCGAGCCGCGCGTCTACTTCGGCGAGGGGATGGAGGAGTATGTCGTGCTCAATCCCGAAGCGGACACGGCCGGCCGCGTAGCGCCGCTCGAGGCCGTGAGCACCGGCATTCAGCTCGACTCCTTCCTGCGCATCCTCGCGTTCTCCTGGCGCTTCGGCGACAAGAACCTGCTGTTCTCGACCGAGCGCGACGAGCGCAGCCGGCTGCTCTTCCGCCGCCCCGTCGTGCAGCGCGTGCGCCAGCTCGCGCCGTTCCTGGCATGGGACGACGACGCATACCCGGTGATCCACCGCGGGCGTATCGTGTGGTTCATCGACGGATACTCCTCGACGGCGAACTTCCCGCTTTCCGAGGCGCTCCCGATGGGGACTGGCTCGACCCGCTACCTGCGCAGCAGTGCCAAGGCACTGGTGGACGCCGTGAGCGGTGAAGTCACGATCTACTCACTGGATCCGGACGAGCCGTTGCTGGCGACATACCGGCGCATCTTCCCCGGCATGGTGCAGCCGCTGTCGGCAATGCCCTCCGAGCTGCAGGCGCACCTGCGCTACCCGCCCGCCCTCGCTGCGGCGCAGGCAGACAAGCTCGCGCGCTTTCATGTCACGGAGGCGGACGTGTTCTACTCCGGGCAGAGCGCGTGGCAACGACCGGTGCAGGGCAGTGCGCAGGCGGGCCCGTACGAGCCGCTGTTCATGATGGCAGCACTGCCGGGGGCAACGCGCGCGGAGTTCCTGCTGAGCACGCCCTTCATTGCGGCGGACCGCCAGACCATGGCGGGACTGCTGCTGGTCCGGAACGATCCGCAGCACTACGGCGAAGCGCTGCTGCTGGAGCTGCCGAGCGCCGATGTCACGCGCGGTCCCAGCCAGATCATTGCACTGATCGAGCAGGACGCCGGTATCAGTGCGCAGTTCTCCCTGTGGCGCAGCCCCGGCGTCGACCTGCAGCTCGGCCAGCTGCGCGTCGTCCCGCTGGACAGCGCCGTCCTGCACGTCGTGCCGCTCTACCTGTCCGCTGCGGGTACCGCGCTGCCGCAGCTGCAGCGCGTCATCGTGAGCGATGGCGTCAGTGTGAACATGGAGCCCACGCTGGCGGCCGCGATCGCGGGACTCGGCGGCGGACGCAGCGTTGCGGCGCGCGCCACGCAGCAGCCGTCACAGCCGGCGCTGCCCGCACCCTGGGCAGCCGAGGCGCTGCGCCTGCAGCAGGCTGCGGATCGAGCGCTGCGCGACGGTGATTTCGCTGCGTTCGGCCGCCACTGGAGCGAGCTGCAGGAGTTGTTGAGGCGCGCCGCGACAGAGCCGGAATCGCCCGACTGA
- the plsX gene encoding phosphate acyltransferase PlsX, whose protein sequence is MRIALDAMGTDRHPDIEVAGALQALRELPADFELLLVGDEPRIARSLAEQEPAPAGRLHIVHAEETVAPGEPPASAVRRKRKSSIAVGLGLQKENRADAFVSAGSTGAVMAASLFLLGPVPGVDRPAVATPLPTSGEPLLLIDAGANVDTKPHHLAQFAHLAAIYVEDVWQRPRPRVGLLNIGEEPEKGDELAVETYSLLEKSGLNFIGNVEGRDVIRGVCDVLVADGFVGNVLLKFYESIMVFMAGLLEREFAANGVAMDVSRLLRGFDYTEYGGAPLLGVNGVSIICHGGSPPRAIANAIRVARQAVHTKMVGHIAREVTAHAGAAHE, encoded by the coding sequence TTGCGCATCGCGCTGGACGCGATGGGCACGGATCGCCACCCGGACATCGAGGTGGCGGGTGCCCTGCAGGCCCTGCGCGAGCTGCCGGCGGATTTCGAGCTGCTGCTGGTCGGCGACGAGCCGCGCATCGCCAGGTCGCTGGCGGAGCAGGAGCCGGCGCCGGCGGGCAGGCTGCACATCGTGCATGCCGAGGAGACGGTAGCTCCGGGGGAGCCGCCGGCTTCGGCCGTACGCCGTAAGCGGAAGAGCTCGATTGCGGTGGGGCTGGGGCTGCAGAAGGAGAACAGGGCGGACGCCTTCGTGAGTGCCGGGTCGACCGGCGCGGTCATGGCGGCGTCCCTTTTTCTTTTGGGCCCGGTGCCGGGTGTCGACCGGCCGGCGGTTGCGACACCGCTGCCGACGTCGGGGGAGCCGCTGCTGCTGATCGACGCGGGCGCAAACGTGGATACCAAGCCGCATCACCTGGCGCAGTTCGCGCACCTCGCGGCCATTTACGTCGAGGACGTGTGGCAGCGCCCGCGCCCGCGCGTCGGCCTGCTGAACATCGGCGAAGAGCCGGAGAAGGGCGACGAGCTGGCGGTCGAGACGTACAGCCTGCTCGAGAAGAGCGGCCTGAACTTCATCGGCAACGTCGAGGGACGCGACGTGATCCGCGGGGTCTGCGACGTGCTCGTCGCGGACGGGTTCGTGGGCAACGTGCTGCTGAAGTTCTACGAGTCGATCATGGTGTTCATGGCCGGGCTGCTGGAGCGGGAGTTCGCGGCGAACGGGGTCGCGATGGACGTGAGCCGGCTGCTGCGCGGTTTCGACTATACGGAGTACGGTGGTGCGCCGCTGCTGGGCGTGAACGGCGTTTCGATCATCTGTCATGGTGGCTCGCCGCCGCGTGCGATTGCCAATGCGATCCGGGTGGCCCGCCAGGCGGTGCATACGAAGATGGTGGGACACATTGCGCGGGAAGTGACTGCGCACGCTGGCGCTGCACATGAGTAA
- a CDS encoding carbamate kinase, producing MISPLESGGTRTIVVALGGNALQPPGGHGDIHEQFAHTRESLGAVVALAQAGWRIVVVHGNGPQIGDELLRNELARSRRPPLPLGVLVASTAGWIGYMIQQSLRNALDRAGVRRPVVSVITQVLVDAADLTPRKPIGHTMPREQAEELATTLGWDIGPADGGWRRIVASPRPHTVVESDQIERLLEGGTIVIACGGGGTPVYQDDRLGLEGVDAVVDKDRAACILARDVRAEVLLILTNVDGAYRGYGTPAQQLLAQVPAGEAAALLEAGEFGTGSMGPKVEAAIDFVRGGGRRAIIARLERGLEAVEGRTGTTIVPE from the coding sequence ATGATTTCCCCGCTCGAGAGCGGTGGTACGCGCACGATCGTCGTAGCGCTCGGAGGCAATGCGCTGCAGCCGCCGGGCGGACACGGTGACATCCACGAGCAGTTCGCGCACACGCGGGAGTCGCTGGGCGCGGTCGTCGCACTGGCACAGGCCGGCTGGCGGATCGTGGTCGTGCACGGCAACGGGCCACAGATCGGCGACGAGCTGCTGCGCAATGAGCTGGCGCGCTCGCGCCGGCCGCCCCTGCCGCTCGGCGTGCTCGTCGCCTCCACGGCCGGCTGGATCGGCTACATGATCCAGCAGTCGCTGCGCAACGCGCTGGACCGCGCCGGCGTCCGGCGTCCCGTGGTCTCGGTGATCACGCAGGTGCTGGTCGATGCGGCCGACCTCACGCCGCGCAAGCCGATCGGCCACACGATGCCGCGCGAGCAGGCCGAAGAGCTGGCCACGACGCTCGGCTGGGACATCGGCCCCGCGGACGGCGGCTGGCGGCGCATCGTGGCATCACCGCGGCCCCATACGGTCGTCGAAAGCGATCAGATCGAGCGACTGCTCGAGGGCGGTACGATCGTCATCGCATGCGGCGGCGGCGGAACACCGGTCTACCAGGATGACCGGCTCGGCCTCGAGGGCGTCGATGCGGTCGTCGACAAGGATCGCGCCGCCTGTATCCTGGCGCGTGATGTCCGTGCCGAGGTGCTGCTCATCCTGACCAATGTCGACGGCGCCTATCGCGGGTACGGCACACCCGCGCAGCAGCTGCTCGCGCAGGTGCCCGCGGGCGAGGCGGCCGCACTGCTCGAGGCCGGCGAGTTCGGGACGGGCAGCATGGGACCGAAAGTCGAAGCCGCAATCGACTTCGTGCGCGGCGGAGGACGCCGCGCCATCATCGCACGGCTGGAGCGTGGGCTCGAGGCCGTGGAAGGCAGGACGGGAACGACCATCGTCCCCGAGTGA
- the rpmF gene encoding 50S ribosomal protein L32: MAVPKKKVSKQRRRKRRGAMKAEMPSVQRCPKCGDPKMPHRVCPTCGTYKGEQVFEVEEI, translated from the coding sequence ATGGCGGTACCGAAGAAGAAGGTCTCGAAGCAGCGGAGGCGGAAGCGTCGCGGCGCGATGAAGGCCGAGATGCCCTCCGTGCAGCGCTGCCCGAAGTGCGGTGATCCGAAGATGCCGCACCGGGTGTGCCCGACGTGCGGGACGTACAAGGGCGAGCAGGTCTTCGAGGTCGAAGAGATCTGA
- a CDS encoding CBS domain-containing protein, translated as MPAGTLLTEVLPREHIVVPLRATTLREALDQLAARLEQTGAVREPAALRRAMEAHRARDIVQIGSRALLPHYRTEAVDRLAVAFGVTEQPLVVDGGPTRGVRIVVLILAPATAATLYLQTIAALARLFHDDALTERIVHATSADEVLDLAEISSLRIEPRLTVRDLMIHSADHVSVDQSVREAVDVMVRKRVRALPVVNEQREVVGIVSEWDVMRALLPQIPRAGDEEDDAAQPQQPLRVRDVMTRSVLCISEDMGLVEAANMMLNKDVEQFPVVSEGKFSGLLTRSDIIRKLFGR; from the coding sequence ATGCCTGCCGGCACGCTGCTCACCGAGGTGCTCCCGCGCGAGCACATTGTCGTGCCGCTGCGCGCGACGACGCTGCGCGAGGCACTCGATCAGCTCGCAGCCCGGCTCGAGCAGACCGGCGCCGTGCGCGAACCCGCGGCACTGCGCCGTGCGATGGAGGCACACCGCGCGCGCGACATCGTGCAGATCGGGTCGCGCGCGCTGCTGCCGCACTACCGCACAGAGGCCGTGGACCGGCTTGCGGTCGCGTTCGGCGTGACCGAGCAGCCACTGGTCGTCGACGGGGGACCCACGCGGGGCGTGCGCATCGTCGTCCTGATCCTCGCACCCGCGACCGCGGCCACACTGTACCTGCAGACGATCGCCGCACTCGCCCGCCTCTTCCACGACGACGCGCTCACCGAGCGCATCGTGCACGCCACATCCGCCGACGAGGTTCTCGACCTCGCGGAGATCTCGTCCCTCCGCATCGAGCCGCGCCTGACCGTGCGTGACCTCATGATCCACAGCGCCGACCACGTCAGCGTCGACCAGTCGGTGCGCGAGGCCGTCGACGTCATGGTCCGCAAGCGCGTGCGCGCACTGCCCGTGGTCAACGAGCAGCGCGAGGTAGTTGGAATCGTCAGCGAATGGGACGTGATGCGCGCGCTGCTGCCGCAGATCCCGCGCGCCGGCGACGAGGAAGACGACGCCGCGCAGCCCCAGCAGCCGCTGCGCGTCCGCGACGTCATGACCCGCTCCGTCCTCTGCATCTCCGAGGACATGGGGCTCGTCGAAGCCGCCAATATGATGCTCAACAAGGACGTCGAGCAGTTTCCCGTGGTGAGCGAGGGCAAGTTCAGCGGCCTGCTCACCCGCAGTGACATCATCCGCAAACTCTTTGGACGATAG
- a CDS encoding DUF177 domain-containing protein, whose translation MLTVDLGRLQRSVKLEIEGQLDPDDPALADLNLRLAEPLQVRLEAHQAGPDVLVRGRMRGELELECARCLKPVRHTLDEEVTFLYVEGVDETAAEDQEVYPLPETGWTLDLGPALREHLVLAAPAHVLCREECRGLCPTCGTDRNEAPCECEASDVDDRWAALRRLGSE comes from the coding sequence ATGCTGACAGTCGATCTGGGCCGGCTGCAGCGGTCGGTGAAGCTGGAGATCGAGGGGCAGCTGGACCCGGACGACCCCGCGCTCGCGGATCTGAATCTCCGGCTGGCGGAGCCGCTGCAGGTGAGGCTCGAGGCGCACCAGGCAGGGCCCGACGTGCTGGTCCGGGGGCGTATGCGGGGTGAGCTGGAGCTCGAGTGTGCGCGCTGCCTGAAGCCGGTACGCCACACGCTGGATGAAGAGGTCACCTTCCTCTACGTCGAGGGGGTCGACGAGACGGCCGCGGAGGACCAGGAAGTGTATCCGCTGCCGGAGACGGGCTGGACGCTGGATCTCGGACCGGCGCTGCGTGAGCACCTGGTGCTTGCGGCGCCGGCACATGTCTTGTGCCGCGAAGAGTGCAGAGGGCTCTGCCCGACGTGCGGCACGGATCGCAACGAGGCGCCGTGCGAATGCGAGGCGTCGGACGTGGACGATCGCTGGGCTGCGCTCCGGCGGCTCGGCTCCGAATAG
- the fabD gene encoding ACP S-malonyltransferase, whose translation MVGLLFPGQGSQFVGMGRDLAASSDAARRTFEEADEVLGFALSQLCWEGPEEELTATSNAQPAILVHSVAAYRAAVDSIGDVALAAGHSLGEFSAWVTAGAVSFADGVRTVRRRGELMYEGGQARPGTMAALLGLDDAEAERVCREASGADGECVPANYNSPGQIVISGDVAAVERAMVLAKDAGAKRALRLNVSGAFHSPLMRVAEDGLRAQLDSVEIGAPAFPVVSNVTAEPVTNAADARRLLVEQLTSPVRWTESVRTMVAQGVTSFVEVGPGSVLSGLVRRIEKGVPTRTIGTAAELEALT comes from the coding sequence GTGGTAGGGCTGCTGTTCCCGGGACAGGGCTCGCAGTTCGTCGGCATGGGCCGCGACCTGGCGGCGTCGAGCGACGCTGCACGCCGCACGTTCGAGGAAGCGGACGAGGTGCTCGGCTTCGCGCTTTCGCAGCTCTGCTGGGAGGGGCCGGAAGAGGAGCTGACGGCGACCAGCAATGCGCAGCCCGCGATCCTGGTGCACTCCGTTGCGGCATACCGTGCAGCGGTCGATTCGATCGGCGACGTAGCACTCGCTGCCGGCCACTCGCTGGGCGAGTTCAGCGCCTGGGTGACCGCGGGCGCGGTTTCCTTTGCGGACGGCGTTCGCACCGTGCGCCGGCGCGGCGAGCTCATGTACGAGGGCGGGCAGGCGCGGCCCGGGACGATGGCCGCGCTGCTGGGACTCGACGACGCCGAAGCAGAGCGCGTCTGCCGCGAGGCGAGCGGCGCGGACGGCGAGTGCGTACCGGCCAACTACAACTCGCCCGGCCAGATCGTGATCTCGGGTGACGTCGCGGCTGTCGAGCGCGCCATGGTCCTCGCGAAGGACGCGGGTGCAAAGCGCGCGCTCCGCCTGAACGTATCCGGCGCATTCCACTCGCCGCTGATGCGCGTCGCCGAGGACGGGCTGCGTGCGCAGCTCGACTCCGTCGAGATCGGCGCTCCGGCATTTCCGGTGGTATCCAACGTCACGGCGGAGCCGGTTACGAACGCTGCCGACGCACGCCGGTTGCTCGTCGAGCAGCTCACCTCGCCCGTGCGCTGGACGGAGAGCGTCCGCACCATGGTTGCCCAGGGGGTGACCAGCTTCGTGGAGGTCGGCCCGGGGTCGGTGCTCAGCGGGCTGGTCCGGCGCATCGAGAAGGGTGTGCCCACGCGGACGATCGGCACCGCAGCCGAGCTGGAGGCGCTGACATGA
- the ndk gene encoding nucleoside-diphosphate kinase, producing MAGNYTLTIIKPDAFGRNLAGRILAHLEEQGFRIRAARTMRMTEAQAKAFYEVHKERPFYGSLVSFMTSGPCMPVVLEKDDAVAALRKAIGATDPAEADDGTVRKLYAESKERNAIHASDSDENAAREARFFFAEADVLGAS from the coding sequence ATGGCAGGCAACTACACGCTCACGATCATCAAGCCCGACGCCTTCGGCCGCAACCTCGCCGGCCGCATCCTCGCCCACCTCGAGGAGCAGGGCTTCCGCATCCGCGCCGCCCGCACCATGCGCATGACCGAGGCGCAGGCAAAGGCATTCTACGAGGTTCACAAGGAGCGCCCCTTCTACGGCTCCCTCGTCAGCTTCATGACCAGCGGCCCCTGCATGCCCGTCGTCCTCGAGAAGGACGACGCCGTCGCAGCGCTCCGCAAGGCCATCGGCGCGACCGACCCCGCCGAGGCCGACGACGGCACCGTCCGCAAGCTGTACGCGGAATCCAAGGAGCGGAACGCGATCCACGCCTCGGACTCCGATGAGAACGCTGCGCGCGAGGCCCGGTTCTTCTTTGCGGAGGCGGATGTGCTGGGGGCTTCCTAG
- the sucC gene encoding ADP-forming succinate--CoA ligase subunit beta, with product MNIHEYQAREILTAHGVPVPGGTVASTPEEVERAAQQFGSTVVVKAQVHAGGRGKAGGVKLAKSPAEAKDVAGKIIGMRIKDLPVEKVLVAPAEDIASEAYVGMILDRASKRVVVMVSREGGVDIEEVAATNPDAIRKLAVDPRYGLLPFQAYALAVTLYDDLKQQRACAKILQQLYAAFLSSGASLAEINPLVTTPDGEVKALDAKFNIDDNELFRRPKIEALRDTAGEPEAEIQAREAGLTFIKLDGNIGACVNGAGLAMATMDLIKFYGGEPANFLDIGGSSNPEKVVNALRIITADPNVKVICFNIFGGITRCDDVANGIVTATQRIKIDVPIVIRLTGTNEKEALEILKNAGFSATTSMDEVVQKAVELAGAGK from the coding sequence ATGAACATTCATGAGTACCAGGCGCGCGAGATCCTGACGGCGCACGGCGTGCCCGTTCCGGGAGGCACGGTTGCGAGCACGCCCGAGGAGGTCGAGCGCGCTGCACAGCAGTTCGGCTCGACCGTCGTCGTCAAGGCGCAGGTGCACGCGGGCGGCCGCGGCAAGGCGGGCGGCGTCAAGCTCGCGAAGTCGCCGGCCGAGGCCAAGGACGTCGCCGGGAAGATCATCGGCATGCGCATCAAGGACCTGCCCGTCGAGAAGGTCCTGGTTGCACCGGCCGAAGACATCGCGAGCGAGGCCTACGTCGGCATGATCCTCGACCGCGCGAGCAAGCGTGTCGTCGTGATGGTCAGCCGGGAGGGCGGCGTCGACATCGAGGAAGTCGCTGCCACCAATCCCGACGCGATCCGCAAGCTCGCGGTCGATCCGCGCTACGGCCTGCTGCCGTTCCAGGCCTACGCCCTCGCCGTCACGCTGTACGACGACCTGAAGCAGCAGCGTGCGTGCGCGAAGATCCTGCAGCAGCTCTACGCCGCGTTCCTTTCGAGCGGTGCATCGCTGGCCGAGATCAATCCGCTGGTCACCACACCGGACGGTGAGGTGAAGGCACTCGATGCCAAGTTCAACATCGACGACAACGAGCTGTTCCGCCGCCCGAAGATCGAGGCGCTGCGCGATACGGCCGGCGAGCCGGAAGCGGAGATCCAGGCGCGCGAGGCGGGCCTGACCTTCATCAAGCTGGACGGCAACATCGGCGCGTGCGTGAACGGCGCCGGCCTCGCCATGGCGACGATGGACCTGATCAAGTTCTACGGCGGCGAGCCCGCGAACTTCCTCGACATCGGCGGCAGCTCGAATCCCGAGAAGGTCGTCAACGCGCTGCGCATCATCACCGCCGATCCGAACGTGAAGGTGATCTGCTTCAACATCTTCGGCGGCATCACCCGCTGCGACGACGTCGCCAACGGCATCGTCACGGCCACACAGCGCATCAAGATCGACGTGCCGATCGTCATCCGGCTGACCGGTACCAACGAGAAGGAAGCACTGGAGATCCTGAAGAACGCCGGGTTCAGCGCGACGACGTCGATGGACGAGGTCGTGCAGAAGGCGGTCGAGCTCGCGGGGGCGGGGAAGTAA
- a CDS encoding beta-ketoacyl-ACP synthase III: MKSPKPIIEVVSTGRYLPERVLTNADLEKMVETTDEWIRERTGISERRIAGDDMGAAEMGANASRIAMERAGVHPGEVDLIVLSTATPDRLLPSTACDMQALLGATNAAAFDVSAACSGFLYALTVAEGYIAAGRGEIALVVSTEKMSGIVDWGDRSTCVLFGDGAGAAIVRRAQNGRGVLSSFMRSDGTLAELLWRPAGGVKVPMDIAVLDEKSHLVKMAGREVFKAAVRSMAEAADQALLRAGLTGDDIDLLIPHQANIRIIEATARYADVPMEKVFVNVDRYGNMSSATVPVALDEAVEQGRIKPGDNVLMVAFGAGFTWGSGVIRW, encoded by the coding sequence ATGAAGTCACCCAAGCCCATCATCGAGGTCGTATCGACCGGCCGTTACCTGCCGGAGCGCGTTCTGACGAACGCGGACCTCGAGAAGATGGTGGAAACGACGGACGAGTGGATCCGCGAACGCACCGGCATCAGTGAGCGCCGGATCGCAGGCGACGACATGGGGGCCGCGGAGATGGGGGCCAATGCGTCGCGCATCGCGATGGAGCGCGCGGGCGTGCATCCGGGCGAGGTCGACCTGATCGTGCTCTCGACGGCGACGCCGGACCGGCTGCTTCCGTCCACCGCGTGCGACATGCAGGCGCTGCTCGGCGCGACCAATGCGGCCGCGTTCGACGTGAGCGCCGCGTGCTCCGGATTTCTCTACGCGCTTACCGTCGCAGAGGGCTACATCGCGGCCGGTCGTGGCGAGATCGCGCTCGTGGTGTCCACCGAGAAGATGAGCGGCATCGTCGACTGGGGCGACCGCTCGACGTGCGTGCTCTTCGGTGACGGCGCAGGTGCGGCCATCGTGCGCAGGGCGCAGAACGGCCGCGGCGTGCTTTCCAGCTTCATGCGCTCCGACGGCACGCTGGCCGAGCTGCTCTGGCGGCCCGCGGGCGGTGTGAAGGTGCCGATGGACATCGCGGTGCTGGACGAGAAGTCGCACCTGGTGAAGATGGCGGGGCGCGAAGTCTTCAAGGCCGCGGTCCGCTCCATGGCGGAGGCGGCGGACCAGGCGCTGCTGCGCGCAGGGCTGACCGGCGACGACATCGACCTGCTGATCCCGCACCAGGCGAACATCCGGATCATCGAGGCGACGGCGCGCTATGCGGACGTGCCGATGGAGAAGGTCTTCGTGAACGTGGACCGCTACGGCAACATGAGCTCCGCGACCGTGCCCGTCGCGCTGGACGAGGCCGTCGAGCAGGGGCGCATCAAGCCGGGCGACAACGTGCTGATGGTCGCGTTCGGCGCTGGCTTCACATGGGGTTCGGGGGTGATCCGGTGGTAG
- the sucD gene encoding succinate--CoA ligase subunit alpha has protein sequence MSIFIDQNTRLLVQGITGRDGSFHARQMMEYGTQVVGGVTPGKGGQTFEGPAGRSCPIFDTMEQAVAETGANASVIYVPPAFAADAIMEAAGAGVPFVVAITEGVPVLDMTRVYAYVQDAGVRLLGPNCPGLLSPGKSKVGILPGQIATPGPVGVVSRSGTLTYEVVYQLTNAGIGQSTCVGIGGDPINGTNFIDCLEAFENDPETRAVVMIGEIGGTDEQQAAEFVSSKMSKPVIGFIAGQTAPPGRRMGHAGAIISGSEGTAAEKIETFERNGIGVAKKPSDVVGLIQGVL, from the coding sequence ATGTCAATTTTCATCGACCAGAACACCAGGCTGCTGGTGCAGGGCATCACGGGCCGCGACGGCTCGTTCCACGCACGGCAGATGATGGAGTACGGCACGCAGGTCGTGGGCGGCGTGACGCCCGGCAAGGGCGGCCAGACATTCGAGGGACCGGCCGGCAGGTCCTGCCCGATCTTCGACACGATGGAGCAGGCGGTCGCCGAGACGGGCGCGAACGCCAGCGTGATCTACGTGCCGCCGGCGTTCGCCGCGGACGCGATCATGGAAGCCGCCGGCGCTGGCGTGCCGTTCGTCGTCGCGATCACCGAGGGCGTCCCGGTGCTCGACATGACGCGTGTCTACGCGTACGTGCAGGACGCGGGCGTGCGGCTGCTCGGACCGAACTGCCCCGGGCTGCTTTCGCCTGGCAAGTCCAAGGTCGGCATCCTGCCCGGCCAGATCGCTACACCCGGCCCGGTCGGCGTCGTGTCGCGCTCCGGCACGCTGACCTACGAGGTCGTCTACCAGCTCACCAACGCCGGCATCGGGCAGAGCACCTGCGTCGGCATCGGCGGCGACCCGATCAACGGCACCAACTTCATCGACTGCCTCGAGGCGTTCGAGAACGATCCGGAAACCAGGGCCGTCGTCATGATCGGCGAGATCGGCGGCACTGATGAGCAGCAGGCCGCGGAGTTCGTCAGCTCGAAGATGAGCAAGCCGGTCATCGGCTTCATCGCCGGGCAGACGGCGCCGCCCGGACGTCGCATGGGACACGCCGGCGCGATCATCAGCGGCAGCGAGGGAACGGCCGCGGAGAAGATCGAGACGTTCGAGCGCAACGGCATCGGCGTCGCGAAGAAGCCGAGCGACGTCGTCGGTCTCATCCAGGGCGTGCTCTGA